The DNA window atatgtaggtatatcttttttttagaaCTATAAGccagaatatatatatatatttatataaatgcttACTCGTTTAAGTAAGCGCACTCGTATCGATATTGCTTGGCTGAATTGTAACAACTCCAGTCCCGATTTTCGCTATTGGAattgattattttattcGTATAAAAATCTGCTGCTTTCTTATTGGCCATGTGTCTTTTAGTTGTTATTCCCATAAGCAAAGtaatgttaaaaaagaaacaacCATACACTAATTTTGCAGTTTTACTTAATTCACTCCAACCCTTTCTTAGCTGTTGAAACTTAAACATTTTTAGTTGgcaattttctttttaattttacaaaaaattattcacaACAATTTTGTAAAGATTAGTATACGTTTAATTCAACTATTGAAGgctatatatgttttttacaaATGCTGTTCAAATTGTAAGCCTActttaaatgtattaaattCCTTATACAacgaaaaatttttataccttttttatGTGCTAAACACTATTAAATGCCAGGGCATAAATATAATCcaatgtgtaaatatataaatgtacaattatatatatatacaattatataaatatactattgtataaatatacaaatgtacagaatgtacatatgaacaaatatacaaatgtacatatatacaaatatacaaatgtacatatatacaaatatacaaatgtgcatatatacaaatatacaaatgtgcatatatacaaatatacaaatgtacgcttatataaaattgaataaatagGTCAATATTGaagtgtataaatatatatataactacagagaaaaatatatgttgtacattttttttttttctttcttcccggctttttttttcaatttatgaaatgttgaaaaaaagaaaaaataatataatgagaGAATGAGAAAATGTAGAAGTAAACAACTTTaaacattaattatttttcttcctaATATCAGTGTATATTCTATCCTGaaattttgttctttatGCCATGAGAAttcttttctattattattcgCATATTTACATGATATTTTTGGATTTGAGTTTTTATGACATTTTAGATCATTATAAATTGTATTTATTCTACGTAATACTTTTCACAAATTTAATTTGTCGTTTCaacatgtatttattatgcGTATATGCATggtcatatatttattttttcaccTTCTTTGTagttcttaattttttaattgaacTAAACATAAGCAGTGCCTGCTAACTTTTGTgcattactatatatatgcaatacTGAGTATAGTAGATACATACTTAAATGGTAGAAGCTGTACCTACATATGAGAAATAGGATTTAGTGTAaaatatcaatattttttttttttttttcacccGCCCCCCTTAATTGTTCTAATTTTTACCTTCATTTTTGGTATATGccatatataaatgcttaTGTGCACGCAAATACACATACGTCCAGACGcatatccatatatatatgtacatatatgtatatgaatgtctatatgtacatgtaggTATGTGTAGTGAAT is part of the Plasmodium malariae genome assembly, chromosome: 14 genome and encodes:
- the PmUG01_14048800 gene encoding conserved Plasmodium protein, unknown function, whose product is MFKFQQLRKGWSELSKTAKLVYGCFFFNITLLMGITTKRHMANKKAADFYTNKIINSNSENRDWSCYNSAKQYRYECAYLNEEEIEQLGICQNLLFELEDCRNELYKHIKEDTPAMKNIPYIINKPSWLRDPRWFQNLQNQKNE